Proteins co-encoded in one Methanobrevibacter sp. genomic window:
- a CDS encoding MFS transporter — protein MDNFEKYVLVIAAVTSFFTVFLSSAVMISVPSLAVEFGMSNIVQNWVTMLFFLSVAAVTVPAGQISGKFGLKKTMVFGMVLYIISSIVCVFSISKDMFLICRIFQGAGAGFLNVAAMAMVVSAFKPQDRGQAIGLTVVGVYLATSLSPVIGGFLNFSFGWRSIFYITLPFLFLCLGLLITKINKEWVTFKDKPLDTKGSVLYAVGIVLFIFGFTMLNETTGVILTVVGLILIAIFVVTEIKVKAPVFDVRLFKNSKFSSANFAALCAYLATFAIVTIINYYLQYIRGLDSSQAGMILLITPVFQVVMAPIAGRISDKINPQILSAVGIGFGALGIFLISIVDTTTPLIYLMVAMAFQGFGFGLFSSPNTNAIMGSVHPKDTPIASASVATMRVIGQTLSMGMFTLIFAYIMGNVPIIPANYHLLMLSCQLAAGICTVLCVVSIFSSLVGIRSKAYYDKS, from the coding sequence ATGGATAATTTTGAAAAATATGTTTTGGTCATAGCAGCCGTAACTTCATTCTTTACAGTATTTCTCTCATCAGCAGTAATGATTTCAGTCCCATCATTGGCTGTTGAATTTGGCATGAGCAATATTGTTCAGAATTGGGTTACCATGTTGTTCTTCCTGTCAGTTGCAGCAGTAACAGTCCCTGCAGGGCAGATTTCAGGAAAGTTTGGTCTTAAGAAGACAATGGTATTTGGAATGGTTTTGTATATAATAAGTTCGATTGTATGTGTATTTTCCATTTCTAAAGACATGTTTTTGATTTGCAGAATATTTCAGGGTGCAGGTGCAGGTTTTCTAAACGTTGCTGCAATGGCCATGGTTGTATCCGCATTCAAACCACAAGATAGAGGTCAGGCTATTGGTCTTACTGTTGTAGGGGTATATTTAGCTACTTCGCTTTCACCGGTTATTGGAGGTTTTTTAAACTTCTCATTTGGTTGGAGATCAATATTTTACATAACACTTCCATTTTTATTCCTATGTCTGGGATTGCTCATAACAAAAATCAACAAGGAATGGGTTACATTTAAAGACAAACCTCTTGACACAAAAGGTTCTGTTTTATATGCTGTTGGAATAGTTCTCTTTATATTTGGTTTTACAATGCTAAATGAAACAACAGGAGTTATCTTGACAGTAGTAGGTCTGATCTTGATAGCTATTTTTGTAGTAACTGAAATTAAAGTAAAAGCTCCAGTATTTGACGTAAGACTGTTTAAAAATTCCAAATTTTCATCAGCTAACTTTGCGGCCCTTTGTGCTTATTTGGCAACTTTTGCAATTGTAACTATTATCAATTATTATCTGCAATATATCAGAGGTCTAGATTCAAGTCAGGCGGGAATGATATTATTAATAACTCCGGTTTTCCAGGTTGTAATGGCTCCTATTGCCGGTAGAATCTCCGATAAGATTAATCCCCAAATATTGTCTGCAGTAGGTATTGGTTTCGGGGCTCTTGGAATATTTTTAATTTCAATTGTGGATACTACAACACCTCTAATCTACTTGATGGTTGCAATGGCATTCCAGGGATTCGGTTTCGGTTTATTCTCCTCTCCAAACACAAATGCGATTATGGGATCTGTCCATCCAAAGGATACTCCAATCGCATCAGCTTCAGTGGCTACAATGAGAGTTATAGGCCAAACATTGAGTATGGGAATGTTTACACTAATATTTGCATATATTATGGGCAATGTGCCTATTATTCCAGCTAATTATCATTTGCTAATGCTTAGCTGTCAGTTGGCTGCAGGAATTTGTACAGTTCTGTGTGTAGTGTCAATATTCTCTTCATTAGTGGGAATCAGGTCCAAGGCGTATTATGATAAAAGTTAG
- a CDS encoding MarR family winged helix-turn-helix transcriptional regulator, giving the protein MFEGPFGSQLFIFNKNLHKYLNDNVLKYDLNYIQMLFLIRIDKFSNVSQKDLADIFFLTKGYVAKSIKDLENKGFIIRSKGLEDKRQYKMQLTEKALNLIPEFKKINSAWEEKMGLNEINDEFFDTFKKLTRKSIELNEDD; this is encoded by the coding sequence ATGTTTGAAGGACCATTCGGAAGTCAATTGTTCATTTTTAATAAAAATCTTCACAAATATCTGAATGACAATGTCTTAAAATACGATTTGAACTACATTCAGATGTTATTTTTGATTAGAATTGATAAGTTTTCCAACGTATCTCAAAAAGATTTGGCTGATATTTTTTTCCTAACAAAAGGATATGTGGCCAAATCAATTAAGGATTTGGAAAACAAAGGGTTCATAATTCGATCCAAGGGTCTTGAAGATAAAAGGCAATATAAAATGCAATTGACTGAAAAAGCTTTAAATTTAATCCCAGAATTTAAAAAAATCAATTCTGCTTGGGAAGAGAAAATGGGATTAAATGAAATCAACGATGAATTTTTTGATACTTTTAAAAAATTAACAAGAAAAAGCATAGAATTAAATGAGGATGATTAA
- a CDS encoding VOC family protein, with amino-acid sequence MQLEYTTILVKDMDESLNFYKKTLGFEIENQLNLPDKTIIFLKDKSGAGIELIKEKNPETGLFGIVFKVNDVKREVQIMKEDNPDLEIVIEQTPNNTLAFTKDPNGVNIILSQ; translated from the coding sequence ATGCAATTAGAATACACTACAATTCTTGTTAAGGATATGGATGAGAGTTTAAATTTTTATAAGAAAACATTAGGATTTGAAATTGAAAATCAATTAAATTTGCCAGACAAGACTATTATTTTCCTCAAAGACAAGTCTGGTGCAGGTATTGAACTTATTAAAGAGAAAAATCCAGAAACAGGTCTTTTTGGCATTGTTTTCAAGGTTAATGATGTTAAAAGGGAAGTGCAAATTATGAAGGAAGATAATCCTGATTTGGAGATAGTCATTGAGCAAACACCAAACAATACTTTGGCCTTCACTAAAGATCCAAATGGGGTTAATATTATTTTAAGTCAGTGA